In Monomorium pharaonis isolate MP-MQ-018 chromosome 3, ASM1337386v2, whole genome shotgun sequence, a genomic segment contains:
- the LOC105837690 gene encoding high affinity choline transporter 1 gives MGMYVTGVIGVVVFYIAVLAVGVWAAAFKRRQAAQNHMQDDMMLANRRLGPLLGVFTLIATWVGGAFVNGTAEAMFTKGLAWCQVPIGYSLSLIFGALLFVRPMRKAQYVTMLDPFQERYGAGIGGLLFLPALCGDLFWCGAVLRALGSSLAVVAGVDPNISVCASALLAAIYTVFGGLYSVACTDALQLLCILLGLVIAAPFSMFHPAVSFENNLTPKDWLGHVKNEDLGEWVDGMLLLVFGGIPWQGYFQRILSIKSTSVATTLSIASMFGCLILAVPSAVIGVVARATDWTMVAGYNKTFTTDDGNAALPMVLRYLTPQWVSFVGLGAISAAVMSSADSSILASSSMFTRNVYKLTIRPKASERELNWVLRISVIAVSILSTLVALTVSSVYYLSYLCSDLVYVVLFPQLLAVIHWPTMVDTYGCLAGYFIAIVLRFGGGERGLGIRPLIEYPFYDTKMRTQKFPFRTAVMIIALFTQLFTSFLARTLLGKGYFPQCCDVLNIYTPTRSKESGVVQSSSGAALMDSSSKSTSGIDSCDGVSTCVYDDERTCCHEDGSATTTGDHAELSKVKSMGVASIAQRVILQNPRSAMPTPARHVSMASPLYTPIPPTEQILGVRNLRSPVGPQGTVTVLSPTRSIGIPATPIAPCAPSYAKVGCELGPSHEKPRNSTGQDRVNIVDRNNVEYSSNLNAPENPPASVGPRKCVKGVKLVGMEGGGGMLRRPSLQLPVHSSHETTFCVACPQSTFSPTPSVELVNILDRRQSTSSYGPGSLSPVPTVPVEACKTHGTASDGQTGNEHCKIKRGIVRHHSFNDPSDRALTTLAKQPIYPSMPLRPEDGRMTLARKDKRLATIGRHSSMNEAELSNPSSLSHLVSPTFTMYSSAAKSSNYFVTDDEAVSRF, from the exons CAACATGGGTTGGAGGAGCCTTCGTCAACGGGACCGCCGAGGCTATGTTTACGAAGGGTCTGGCCTGGTGTCAAGTACCCATCGGGTACAGCCTCAGCCTGATTTTCG GCGCCTTGCTCTTCGTGCGTCCGATGAGGAAAGCCCAGTACGTGACGATGCTAGATCCCTTTCAAGAACGATACGGCGCGGGCATCGGAGGCTTGCTCTTCCTTCCGGCGCTGTGCGGCGATCTGTTCTGGTGCGGCGCCGTCCTGAGGGCGCTGGGAAGCTCTCTGGCCGTCGTCGCCGGCGTCGACCCGAACATCAGCGTTTGCGCGTCCGCGCTCCTGGCGGCCAT ATACACGGTCTTCGGCGGGTTGTACTCCGTGGCGTGCACCGACGCCCTACAACTGCTGTGCATTCTATTGGGTTTAGTGATAGCCGCGCCGTTTTCCATGTTCCATCCTGCGGTGTCATTCGAGAACAATCTGACGCCGAAGGACTGGCTGGGACACGTGAAGAATGAGGACCTGGGCGAATGGGTGGACGGTATGCTGCTGCTGGTGTTCGGCGGTATACCTTGGCAG GGTTACTTTCAACGAATCCTGAGTATTAAGAGCACCTCCGTGGCAACGACCCTATCAATTGCCTCGATGTTCGGTTGCCTGATACTCGCGGTGCCATCGGCCGTGATTGGGGTGGTCGCTCGTGCCACCGATTGGACCATGGTCGCAGGCTACAACAAGACCTTCACCACGGACGACGGAAACGCCGCGTTGCCGATGGTCCTGCGGTACCTCACGCCCCAATGGGTGTCTTTCGTCG GTCTCGGCGCGATCTCGGCGGCGGTGATGTCCTCGGCGGACTCCAGTATACTCGCCAGTAGCTCCATGTTCACCAGGAACGTCTACAAGCTCACGATACGGCCGAAA GCGTCCGAGCGCGAGCTGAACTGGGTCTTGAGAATTTCCGTGATCGCAGTTTCCATACTGTCCACCCTCGTCGCCCTCACGGTCAGCAGCGTTTACTACCTTTC GTACTTGTGCTCCGATCTCGTTTACGTCGTTCTGTTCCCGCAATTATTAGCCGTTATACATTGGCCTACTATGGTGGATACCTACGGCTGTTTGGCGGGATATTTCATCGCTATTGTCCTGCGTTTCGGTG GTGGTGAACGAGGACTCGGCATACGCCCGCTGATCGAATACCCGTTCTACGACACGAAGATGCGCACCCAGAAGTTTCCCTTCCGCACCGCCGTCATGATAATCGCCCTGTTCACTCAGCTCTTCACCAGCTTCCTCGCCAGAACGCTGCTCGGCAAAGGATACTTCCCGCAATGCTGCGACGTGCTGAACATCTACACGCCCACGAGGTCCAAGGAGTCGGGCGTCGTACAAAGCAGCTCGGGCGCCGCTCTTATGGACTCCTCTTCG AAATCGACGTCGGGCATAGATTCCTGCGACGGCGTCAGCACGTGCGTCTACGACGACGAGAGAACCTGCTGCCACGAGGACGGTAGCGCGACGACGACCGGCGACCACGCCGAGCTGTCCAAGGTGAAGAGCATGGGGGTTGCGTCGATCGCGCAGCGGGTGATCCTGCAAAATCCCCGAAGCGCGATGCCTACGCCGGCGCGGCACGTCTCAATGGCGAGCCCACTGTACACGCCGATACCTCCGACCGAGCAGATCCTCGGGGTGAGGAATCTGCGTAGTCCCGTGGGTCCCCAGGGAACCGTTACCGTGCTCTCGCCCACCCGGTCTATTGGCATCCCGGCGACTCCGATCGCCCCCTGCGCACCCTCTTACGCCAAGGTGGGCTGCGAGCTCGGGCCGAGCCACGAGAAGCCGCGGAACAGCACGGGGCAGGATAGAGTTAACATCGTCGACAGGAACAACGTGGAGTACAGCAGTAACTTAAACGCTCCGGAGAACCCGCCCGCCAGCGTCGGGCCCAGGAAGTGCGTGAAGGGCGTGAAGCTCGTCGGCATGGAGGGCGGCGGCGGCATGTTGCGAAGACCGTCGCTGCAG CTTCCGGTACATAGTTCCCACGAGACGACGTTCTGTGTCGCGTGCCCTCAGAGCACGTTCTCACCGACGCCGTCAGTGGAGCTGGTCAACATTCTGGACAGGAGACAGAGCACCAGCTCGTACGGGCCAGGCTCTCTGTCCCCCGTGCCGACGGTGCCAGTGGAGGCATGCAAGACCCATGGTACCGCGAGTGACGGACAGACCGGGAACGAGCATTGCAAGATCAAGAGAGGCATCGTGCGACATCACAG TTTCAATGATCCGAGCGACCGAGCGTTGACGACGCTCGCCAAACAGCCAATTTATCCATCGATGCCACTAAGGCCGGAGGACGGTCGCATGACATTAGCAAGGAAGGACAAGCGCCTGGCCACTATAGGCAGGCACTCGTCGATGAACGAAGCGGAGCTCAGCAACCCGAGCAGCCTGTCCCATCTTGTCAGTCCCACTTTCACCATGTACAGTTCCGCCGCGAAGAGCTCTAATTATTTCGTCACCGATGACGAGGCCGTCAGCAGGTTCTAA